The window GGGCGGCTCCCCGCCGACGGAGCCGCCCCCTCTCGCATGCCCGCATAATGTGCTGAGACATCGGATGTCTGAGCGCACTGGAGGCCGGTATGGCAGTCACCGACGAGGCGATCGAGAAGATCAAGGGCATGATCGTCTCCGGTGCGCTGCGCCCCGGCGACCGGCTCCCCAAGGAGAGCGAACTCGCCGCCGAGCTGGGCCTGTCCCGCAACTCCCTGCGCGAGGCGGTACGCGCCCTGTCGCTGATCCGGATCCTGGACGTACGGCAGGGCGACGGCACCTATGTGACCAGCCTCGATCCCCAACTGCTGCTGGAGGCCATGAGCTTCGTCGTCGACTTCCACCGCGACGACACCGTGCTGGAGTTCCTGGCCGTACGGCGCATCCTGGAGCCGGCGGCCACGGCGATGGCGGCGGCGCAGATCAGCGAGCGGCAACTGGACGAGCTGGCCGAACAGTTGGACAAGCTCGGCCCGTCACCCTCGGTGGAGGAACTCGTCGCCTGCGATCTGGAGTTCCATCGGGCGATCGTGCGGACCTCCGGCAACTCGGTGCTGTGCTCACTGCTGGACGGGCTGTCGGGACCCACCACCCGGGCCCGGATCTGGCGAGGGCTGACCCAGGAGGACGCGGTCAGCCGCACCCTGCACGAGCACCGCGCGATCCTCGGCGCCCTGCGCGACCGGGACGCGGAGGCGGCCCGCTCATGGGCGACGGTGCACATCGCAAGCGTGGAGCAGTGGCTGCGCTCCACGCTGTGAGGAGCACCGGACGGGGGGTGTTCCCGGGTGGCGATCGGGGCAGTGATCCGTTCACTCCCCCGTGCAAGGGGGCTGCGGGCGCCCCCGTCGCACGCCGTAAGGTTGGGTCGTCAGGCGAGGGCACGTCGGAAGGAGGCACTGGGTGATCGAGCTCGAGGGGGTTCCCGAGCTGATCGACCCGGTCATGGTGGCCGCGTTCGAGGGCTGGAACGATGCCGGCGACGCCGCCTCCACCGCGGTCGCGCATCTCGACAGGGAGTGGAAGGGCGAGGTCTTCGCGGCGCTGGACGCCGAGGACTACTACGACTTCCAGGTCAACCGCCCCACGGTATGGATGGACGCGGGCGTACGGAAGATCACCTGGCCCACGACAAGGTTGTCGGTGGTCCGGGTCGGCGGCGACAAGCCGCGTGATCTCGTGCTCGTCCGGGGTATCGAGCCGTCCATGCGCTGGCGCTCGTTCTGCAACGAGTTGCTGGGCTTCGCGCATGAATTGGGCGTGGAGCTGGTGGTCATCCTGGGCGCCCTGCTCGGCGACACCCCGCACACACGTCCGGTCCCGATCTCCGGGACCACGTCGGACCCGGATCTGGCCCGTCGTATGGATCTCGAGGAGACCAAGTACGAGGGCCCGACGGGCATCGTCGGTGTCCTTCAGGAGGCGTGCACGCACGCGGGCGTGCCGGCCGTCAGCCTCTGGGCGGCAGTACCGCACTATGTGTCGCAGCCGCCCAACCCGAAGGCGACGCTGGCCCTGCTGAACCGGCTTGAGGATCTGATCGACGTGCGCATCCCGCTGGGCGAGCTCCCCGAGGACGCGCGGGCCTGGCAGGTGGGCGTGGACCAGCTGGCCGCCGAGGACAGCGAGGTCGCCGAGTATGTGCAGTCGCTGGAGGAGGCCCGGGACACCGCGGAGCTTCCCGAGGCGTCGGGCGAGGCGATTGCCCGCGAGTTCGAGCGGTATCTGCGGCGCCGGGACGGCGGCCCGTCGGCCGGCGGACACGCGACCGAGAGCGGTGACGGCACCTATCTGCGGGACAACCCCAGCGGTCGCACCCGCCCGCCGAAGCCGCCCAAGACGGGTCCCGAGGACGACGAGTCGTCGGAGGACTGAGGCCGTGAGTGAGGGCGGTGCGCCGGTGCGCACCGCCCTCGGCCGTCACTTCGGCACGGAGATCACGGCGTACGTCGTCTCGGGCGTCGGCGTCGTGGTGAACCGCGCGTTGGGCAGGTAGAGCCGCCCCTTGTAGGCGGCCACCGTCGTCGGCACGTCGAAGGCGGGGTCGGTGATCCGGCGCCGGAAGACACCGCTGCGTCCGTCGGCGGCCAGCGTGAAGACGTCGATGGCGTTCTGCCGGTTCTGTACGACGTACAGCGTCCGCCCGATCAGCAGCAGCCCGTCGCCGTTGGTGAGCGGTGCCGCGTCGCCGAGGTCGACGAGTTCGGTGACGCCGGTGCGCGGGTTGACCCGGTGCAGGGCGCCGACCCCGGACTGCACCACGAGCAGCGCCGAGCCGTCCGGGGTGCGGGTGATGCCGTTGGCGTTGACGACCTCGCCGGGCACCTGGCTCCACGCGCCGCCGAGGGTGATCCGTACGACCTCGTCCGCGCCCGGCAGTTCACCGTGCCGGCCGAGCGGGAGGGCGTACAGGGCGGGCTGGTAGGAGTCGGTGAACCAGGCCGCGCGCGGGGTCAGGAACACGTCGTTGGCGAAGGTGGGGGTGGTGGTGGAAAGGACGTACGAGGCAAGGATCTCGCCGCTGCGGGCGTCCACGACGCGGGCGCCCTGGCCGCGTCCGGCGATGAACAGGCGTCCCCGGTCGTCGAGTTTGAGCCCGACCGAGGGCGTGCCGGGTCCGGCCGAGACGATGGAGCCCGATCCGGTGCGCAGATCGGCGCGGTAGATGGAGCCGTCGCCGAGGGAGCCGAGGTAGGCGTACGGTCCGCCGCCGATCGTGATGCCCTCCGGACGGAAGCCGTTCGGCAGGGGGATGACGGTGGGCCCGGCGGCGGCCCGGGCGGGCGCGCCGACGAGCGCGGCACCGGTCGCCACCGCGCCGACGGTCAGCAGTCTGCGGCGGGTGAGGTGATGTGCGAAGGAACCGTGAGTGGGAGCCACGGGGAGCCCTTCCGCGAGGGGGACCGGCAGTTGGCCGGTCCAGCGGTCAACTACCGCTCCACCCCATCACATGCGCCGCGTCCCCCACAGCGTCCGCCAGATGTTCGACAGCGTCTCGACAGCATCTGGCCGGATTACGGCGTGACACCTGTTTCAGGCCGGATTGCACAGGTTTCCCAATTCAACTTGTTTTCAAACCGAGTTGACGAAAATGCTCTGGACGTGCCGCCGTCGGAGTGCTTGGTTGTCCCACGAAGGCGACACCCGCGCGGACCGAAGGGAGCGGTACCCGATGACCGAGCAGGTACAGCCGGAACAGGGCCCGGGAACGTCCGGACCGGGACCCGACGGAGCGGGATTCACCTATCGAGGAGCGGAGCAGGAACTGATCGTCGTCGCCCGCCCGGAGGCCCGGCTGCGGGCTGCCCAGGCCGAGGGCGTACGGTCGGCGGCGGGCGCCGATGTGTCGGCGCTGAACATGTTCCTCGACGACGAACAGCTCGCCCTGGAACCGCTGTTCGGCAGCGAGGAGCGGCTCGCGGACGCCGAGAACGACCTCGCGCTGTTCTACCGGGTGCGCGGTGGCGAGAGCCGCGCGGCGGAGCTGCGGTCGCGGATCGCGGCGCTGCCGGGCGTGGACACGGCGTATGTGAAACCGGGCGCCGTGCCCGCGACCTTGCAGAGCGAGGAGAACCGGCGTCTGAAGGAGGGCGCGACCGTCACCCCCGATTTCAGCAGCCGCCAGGGCTACTTGCGGCCCGGGCCCGAGGGGATCGACGCCCACTGGGCCTGGCAGCGGCCCGGCGGGACGGGTCAGGGCGTGACGGTGATCGATGTGGAGGGCGCCTGGCAGCTGGGCCACGAGGACCTGGCCGCGAAGCTCGCCGGGGTGGTCGTCGGCACCCCGGTCGACGATCTCGCCTGGCGCAACCACGGCACCGCCGTGATCGGCGTGATCGGCGGCGACCAGGGCCAGTACGGCGTCCAGGGCGCCGTACCCGACACGGTGACCGCCGCCGCATCCTTCCAGGGGCTCGGCACCGCGGCCGCGATCCACGCGGCGGCGGAACGGCTCGGTCCCGGTGACATCGTGCTGGTCGAACTGCACCGTCCTGGACCGCGGTTCGAGTACGCCGAGCGCGACGACCAGCGCGGCTACATCCCGCTGGAATGGTGGCCGGACGACTTCGCGGCCGTCCGTCACGCCACCGCCAAGGGCGTGCTCGTGGTCGCCGCCGCCGGAAACGGCGCCGAGTCGCTCGACGACGCGGTCTACGAGCGCCGCCCGGACGAGTTCCCGCAGGGGTGGCGCAACCCGTTCAACCCGTCCAACCAGTCCTCCGGTGCCGTCCTGGTCGGCGCGGGCGCTCCGCCGCCCGGCACGCACGGCCGGGACCACGGCCCGGACCGGTCGAGGCTGGCGTTCTCCAACTACGGCTCACGCGTGGACGCGCAGGGCTGGGGGCGCGAGGTCACGACCACCGGCGGCTTCTGGGACCGGCCCGGCGATCTGCAGGGCGGGCCCGAGGAGATCGCCTGGTACACCGACACGTTCTCGGGGACCTCCGCCGCCTCGCCGGTGGTGGTCGGCGCGCTGGCCGCGCTGCAGGGCATGCTCAAGGCGGCCGGCCAGAGCCCGATGGCCCCCGAACGTGCCCGCGCGGTGCTGCGCGCGAGCGGTTCGCCGCAGCAGGACGCGCCGGGCCGGCCGGCCTCGCAGCGGATCGGCAGCCGGCCCGACATCAAGGCGGCGGCCACACATCTGCTGCCGCACGCGGTCGGCACCGGCCAGGCCGAACGGTACTGGGACGAACTGCTGCCGTATCCGCGTGAACTCCCGCCGAGGCTCCGGCTGTTCGTGGCCGGCGGCTGGCGGAACCTGAACCGTCCGTCCCCCGAGATCCGCCAGGCGGTGCACACCGCCTTCGCGGGGGGACGGCCCGACGTCCGGGTGTGGTTCTCGGACGACGAGATCGTCGGCCTGGTGATCACCGGCTGACGGAAAACCCATATGAGCAAACCCATACGAGCAAGGGAAGGTGACACCCGCATGAGCACCACCCCGCAGATGGGTCAACAGCAGTACCCGAGCACGTCTCCCTACCAGCAACAGCCGTACCAGCAGCAGAACTTCGGCCAGCAGCCGTTCGGCGGTACCGGCATGGGCGGCGGGACGCTGGAGCAGCTCCAGCAACTCGGCCAGCAGCAGCCGTACCAGCAGCTGCTGCAGCAGATGACGCCTCAGCAGGACCAGCAGGCCCAGCAGGCGCAACAGGCCGAGCAGCAGGTGCAGCAGCAGCTGCAGCAGGTCGCGCTGGCCGCCGTACAACAGCTGGTCCAGCACGTTCAGGCGCAGGCGCTCGCCTCCGGCGCGGCGAACGGCTTCATCGACTTCATCCACCCGCTCCAGGGGCAGCCGCACCAGATCTTCCTGCGCATCAACAACCAGTTCCGGGTCCTCAACAACCCGAACCCGCAGATCCACCAGCAGATCCAGCAGGCCTTCGCGTTCGGCCACCAGGTCGTCGGCATCTGGGACACCCAGTCGCCGAACGTGCTGCGCAGCGTCAGGATCCAGCGCCTTTGACGGGCGGCTGACGTGACCGAGGGCGCTTCCCCTGTACGGAGGAAGCGCCCTCTCCCGTGCTTACAGGGCCACGCCCAGCAGCGCGTCCACGGCACGCGATACGACGCCGGGGGCGCCCTCGTCCGTGCCGCCCCGCTCCTCCTGGAGCGCCGCCCAGCGGTCGACCGCGGCGAGCGCGGCCGGGGCGTCCAGGTCGTTCGCGAGGGCCTCGCGGATCTCCTCGACGAGCGCGTCGGCAGGGGGGCCGTCGGGCCGGGACACGGCCGCGCGCCAGCGGCCGAGGCGGGCGACGGCGTCCTCGAGCACCTGGTCGGTCCACTCCCAGTCGGCCCGGTAGTGGTGGGCGAGGAGCGCCAGCCGGATGGCGGCCGGGTCGACGCCGTCCCGGCGCAGCGTGGAGACGAAGACCAGGTTGCCCTTGGACTTGGACATCTTCTCGCCGTGCAGGGCGACCATTCCGGCGTGGACGTAGGCCTTGGCCATGGGGAACTCGCCGGTCAGCGCCTGGGCGTGCGAGGCGCCCATCTCGTGGTGCGGGAAGGCGAGGTCGGAGCCGCCGCCCTGGACGTCGAAGCCCATGCCGAGGTGGTCGAGGGCGATGGCCACGCACTCGATGTGCCAGCCGGGGCGGCCCCGGCCGAGCGAGGCGCCGTCCCAGCTCGGCTCGCCCTCGCGGGCGGCCATCCACAGCATCGGGTCGAGCGGGTTCTTCTTGCCCGGACGGTCCGGGTCGCCGCCGCGCTCGGCGGACAGCAGCCGCATCGCGGCCGCGTCGAGGCCCGAGACCTTGCCGAAGTTCGGGTCGGCCTCGACGGAGAAGTAGATGTCGCCCTCGAGTTCGTAGGCGGCGCCCGCGTCCCGCAGCCGCTCGACGAGCGGCACGATGCCGGGTATCGCCTCGACGGCGCCTATGTAGTGCCGCGGGGGCAGCATCCGCAGGGCGGTCATGTCCTCGCGGAAGAGGGCGGTCTCCTTCTCGGCGAGGGCCACCCAGTCGAGGCCGTCGCGCTCGGCCCGCTCCAGCAGCGGGTCGTCGACGTCGGTGACGTTCTGGACGTAGTGGACCTGCCGCTTGGTGTCGAGCCACACGCGCTGCACGAGGTCGAACGCGTTGTAGGTCGCCGCGTGTCCCAGGTGGGTCGCGTCGTACGGGGTGATGCCGCAGACGTAGATACGGGCGACGGGACCGGTCTCGAGGGTGACGAGTCCACCGGTCGCGGTGTCGTGGATCCGGAGGTCGCGGCCCTTGCCGGGCAGGGCGGGGACCTCAGAAGCGGGCCAGGCATACATGTCATGAGCGTAACCGGACCGTCGTTCCATATACGAACCGGACCGGGCCGGATGGCCGGTAAGGCGTTCTTGCGTGCCGCCACCGCTTGCTATACCGGCGGCCACGGGATCGTGGGCCACTCCCCGCTCGGCTCGGGGTGGATGCCCGCGGTGAGCATCGCCTCGACACGCGCGCGTGTGGCGTCGATCTCCGCCGCGGTGATCAGGGAGGCGAGCGTGGACCGCAGCGTCCCGTCCGGCTCCAGGGCCTCCCTCAGGCCCTTCAGCACCTCGACGGCCTCGCCGGTCAGGGCCTCGCCCGCCCAGCCCCACAGCAGGGTGCGCAGCTTGTTCTCGACGTTGAACGTGACGCCGTGGTCGATCCCGAAGAGCCTCTCCTCGGCGGCGGGCAGCAGATGGCCGCCCTTGCGGTCGGCGTTGTTGATCACGGCGTCCAGGACGGCGAGCCGCCGCAGCCGCTCGTCGTCGGCGTGCACCAGCAGGGCCGTCCGCCCCTCACCGACCTCGGCGAAGGCGATGGCCTTCCAGCCCGGCTCCGGCTCCTCCCGGTCCACCAGCGCGAGCAGCTCGGCGCCGGGCACGACGTCGATCCACAGCTGGCACATGCCCTCGCCGTAGGGCCCGTCGCGCAGCACGGTGGGCGGTACGAGCCCCCAGCCGGTCGCCTCGGAGACCGCGTACGCGGCGACCTCGCGCTCGGCGAGGGTGCCGTCGGGGAAGTCCCACAGCGGGCGCTCCCCGGCGATCGGCTTGTAGATGCAGGACGCCTCCTGGCCCGCGTACGCCACCGTGCAGAACAGGGCCGCGTTGGAGGCCTCACGGATGCGGCCGCGGACGGTCAGCTCACCCTCGGTGAGCAGATCCAGCGGGGTCACGCTCCGCGGCGGTATCCGTTCTGGCGCGGACATACGTGTCCCTCCGGGTCCAGGGGCAGGCTGCACAGCGGGCACGGCGGCCGCCCGGCGTTGACGACGTCCAGGGCGCGCTTGGCGAAGGCCCGGGCCTGCGCGCCGGTGAGCCGGACCCGCAGCATCGGGGGGCCGTTCTCCTCGTCCTGCAGCAGCCGCTCCTCGGCCTCGGCGAGGTCCTCCTCGGAGTCCGCCTCCAGCTCGACCAGCGCCTGCGCCTCGACGATCATGCGCTGCTCCTCGCCGTCCCAGGCGAGGGCCATGGTGCCGACCCGGAACTCCTCCTCGATCGGGGTGTCGAGGGGGGCGGTGTCGGCGACCTCGGTGGGCGCCATGGCGGGCACCGCGGCGCTGCCGCCGCTGCGCCGTACGACCTCGTCGAGCAGTTCGTCCATGCGCTCGGCGAGCGCTGCCACCTGTGTCTTCTCCAGGGCCACGCTGGTCACCCGGGAGCCGGCGGAGGCCTGGAGGAAGAACGTACGGCGTCCGGGCAGTCCGACCGTGCCGGCCACGAAACGCTCCGGCGGGTCGTAGAGGAACACCTGACGGGACACGTCCTGTCTCCATGGGAATCGTGATCGGACTCGTGATCGGCGCCGCTACCGCGACCGCTTCACCCTACTGCGCCCGACGATCACGGTGCGCCCGCACCGCCCCCGACAGGGGCGTCTGCGGCCGGCGGTTCCGCGCGCGGCGCCAGGGACGCGAAGTCACCGGTGTCACCGAGGCGGAGGAGAAACGGCCTGAGCCGGGTGTAACGGATCGCGGTGATGGAACACGGTTCGACAGCGATCCGCTGGAAGAGGTCGAGATGAAGTCCGAGTGCGTCCGCGACGAGGGACTTGATGATGTCGCCGTGCGAGCACATCAAATACACGGCGTCGGCGCCGTGATCGCGCTCCACGCGCGCGTTCCACTCGCGTACGGCCTCGGCGGCGCGCGTCTGCATCGACCGCATCGACTCACCGCCCGGGAAGGCTGCCGCCGACGGGTGTGCCTGGACGACCTCCATCAGCGGCTCGTCCTTGAGCTCGGCGAGCTTGCGGCCGGACCAGTCGCCGTAGTGGCACTCCCCGATCCGCTCGTCGGTGTGCGCGCGCAGTCCGGGCCGGGCGTCGAGGAGGGGCCGGATCGTCTCCTCGCAGCGCTGCAGCGGGCTGGTGACGACCTCGGAGATCGGCAGCTCGGCGAGGCGTGCGGGCAGGGCGGCGGCCTGCGCGGCGCCGCGTTCGTCGAGGGCGACGCCCGGCGTCCAGCCGGCGAGCAGCCCTTCGGTGTTGGCGGTGGAACGTCCGTGCCGGACCAGGATCAGCGTGGGCATGGGCCCCAGGGTAGGCGCACCGCGGGGTGCTTCCGGGGGCCGGTGGCGGGAGAATACGTTCCGTGATCGTCGACTGCGCCATCTACCGCGACGGACGCCGTACGGAGGGGCCCGCGGACTTCTCCGACGCCCTGGACGAGTGCCGTATGTCGGGGAACGCCTTCGTCTGGATCGGCCTCTACGAGCCCACCGAGAAGGAGTTCGACAAGGTCACGGAGGAGTTCGGGCTGCACCCCCTGGCCGTCGAGGACGCCCTCAACGCGCATCAGCGGCCCAAACTGGAGGTCTACGACGACTCGTTGTTCATGGTGCTCAAACCGGTGGGCTACGAACCGCACAGCGACACCGTCTCGGCCGGCGAGGTCATGATCTTCCTCGGGGACTCCTTCGTGGTGACCGTGCGGCACGGCGAGGAGTCGCCTCTGGCGGCCGTGCGGCACCGGCTGGAGGCGGAGCCGGACATGCTTCGGCACGGTCCCACGGCGGTGCTGTACTCGATCACCGACGCGGCGGTCGACCACTATCTGGAGGTGGCGGGCGAGCTGGGGACCGACCTGGAGGAGCTGGAGGCGGAGGTGTTCTCGCCGACCAGCGGGGGCTCGCGGCACACGGCGTCCCGGATCTACAACTTCAAGCGCCAGATCCTGGAGTTCCGCCGGGCCACGGGGCCGCTCGCCCAGCCCCTGACCCGGCTCGCGGGCGACGGCCTCTTCGGCGTCCGGGTGCCCTTCGTGCACGAGAAGGCGCAGCCCTTCTTCCGGGACGTCAATGACCACCTCACGCGGGTGAACGAGTCGGTGGAGGGCCTGGACCGGCTGGTGTCGGACATCCTGTCGGCGCATCTGGCGCAGATGAGCGTCCGGCAGAACGACGACATGCGGAAGATCTCCGCGTGGGCGGCCATGGCCGCGGTCCCCACGATGATCGCGGGGGTCTACGGCATGAACTTCGACCACATGCCCGAGCTGCACTGGGTGTGGTCGTATCCGGCGCTGATCGCGGGCATGGCCGCCTTGGAGGTCTTGCTGTTCCGGCTCTTCAAGAGCCGGGGTTGGTTGTAGTTACGCGAATTCGGGGGCCGAGGTCGCCGGGCCGCCCAGCGCGTCGCGCCGTTCCGGCATCTTCAGGGACACCATGCGCCGCCAGCCCGCGGCCCGCTCCCAGGCGTACACGCCGTGGATGCCGGCTGCGAGCACCGCCGACTTGGCGCGCGGCCAGCCGAGGATGCGGCCCATGTGGGCCATGACGGCAAGGCTGACGTCCCGGTAGATCCGGATCTCCGCCAGCGCGCACTCCCTGAGGGCCTGCTGGATCGCGCGGCCGTGACCGGCGTATGCGAAGCGCAGCAGCTCCTCGTGGCAGTAGGCGAGGTGGTTGTCCTCGTCGTTGGAGATCATCTTCACCGCGCGGCCGAGGTCGGGATGGTCGCCGAAGTGCTTGCGCAGCAGCTCCATCTCCTCCGAGGCGCGCTGCTCGGTGACCCTGCTGTGGGCGAGGTAGGTGACGATGTCCTGCACGGTGAGCCGCTCCTCGCCCTTGAGCTTCTCGTGGGCCAGGCCGATGCCGTGTCGCTCCAGGAGCATCGTGTAGTCGGTCTCGTGCGGGACGGGGACGGGTTCCAGGCCGCGCTTCTTCAGCAGGGCGTTGAAGATCCGCCCGTGCTTGTCCTCGTCGGCACCATGGCGGGTGATCTTGGGGGCCAGTTCGCGCTCGCCGTCCGGAACGAGCGCGGCGATGCGGGCGTTCTCCCAGCCGCCCTGGGACTCCCCGCTCGCGGCGATGGAGCAGAACAGGGCGAAGGACTCGTCGTTGTCGAGGATCTCCTGGAACAGACTCTTGGCCGAAAGCATCGTGAGCACCTCTCTGCATGCCTCCGCGGGACTCCGCAAAGAACGAGTCAAATGCGGCGCGAGGGGTGCTGCAACAGATGTGTCGGACAACTCCGCCAAAAGGAGGACCACACGCGTCACTACGGGGGCGTAACCACGCGGCCCCGGGCGCGTTGTTCTGCGTGACGGCCGTGGCGGGGAAGACCCCCGAGCCCCCACCACGGCCGCAGAAACTTCCCGCCGCTGTGACGACAGGGCCTAGGCCAGTCCGGCGCGCTCCAGGGCCTCGGTGCCGGCGCGCAGCGAGGCGAGGCGCTCGTCCAGGGTGAAGCCCGCGGGAGCGAGGGTGAGGGTCGTGACACCGGCCGCCGCGTAGGCCTTCATCCGGTCCGCGATCCGGTCGACCGAACCCAGCAGGGTGGTCTTGTCGATCAGGTCGTGCGGTACGGCGGCCGCGGCGCCCTGCTTGTCGCCGGACAGGTACTTGTCCTGGATCTCGGCGGCTTCCTTCTCGTACCCCATGCGCTGGGCGAGCTGGTTGTAGAAGTTCTGCTTGCGGCTGCCCATGCCGCCGACGTACAGAGCGGTGTAGGGGCGGAAGGTGTCGGCGAGCGCGGCGATGTTGTCGCCGAGGGCGAGCGGGAGGGTCGGGCAGACGTCGAAGCCGTCGAGCGTCTTGCCGGCCTTCTCACGGCCCGCGCGCAGGTACTTGATCGCGGTGTCCTCCAGATTCTCGGCGGAGGGGAAGATCAGCAGCGCGCCGTCGGCGATCTCACCGGTCTGCTCGAGGTTCTTCGGGCCGATGGCGGCGACGTACAGCGGGATGTGCTCGCGGGTGGGGTGCACGGTGAGCTTGATGGGCTTGCCCGGGCCGCCGGGCAGCGGCAGCGTCCAGTGCTCGCCCTCGTGGCTCAGCCGCTCGCGGCTCATGGCCTTGCGGACGATCTCCACGTACTCGCGGGTGCGGGAGAGCGGCTTGTCGAACTTGACGCCGTACCAGCCCTCGGAGACCTGCGGTCCGGAGACGCCGAGGCCGAGGCGGAAGCGGCCGCCGGAGAGCGAGTCGAGGGTGGCGGCAGTCATGGCGGTCATCGCCGGCTGCCGGGCCGGGATCTGGAAGATGGCCGAACCGACGTCGATGCGCTCGGTCTTGGCGGCGACCCAGCTGAGCACGGTGGCGGCGTCGGAGCCGTAGGCCTCGGCGGCCCAGCAGACGGCGTAGCCGAGGCGGTCGGCCTCCTGGGCGACGGCGAGGTTGTCCCCGTCCATTCCGGCACCCCAGTAGCCGAGGTTGATCCCGAGCTGCATGGCCGATTCCCCTTACTGATCAGTAACGTCCTTGTTGCCGAGACCTTAGCGCGGTGAAGGGCGTGGCGGGGAGGGTGGCGGGGTACGGCACACCCTCATGTCGTTGATGGGAAAACTGGTTATCCACAGGCCCCCACGCGACAGGTTATGGCCAGTAATCTCGGCGTCCATGGAGCAGAGGCATCTCGGCCGGACCGGCCTTCGTGTGTCCCGTATCGGACTCGGCACCCTCACCTGGGGCAGGGACACCGACGACCACGACGCCGCGGACCTCTTGAAGACGTTCTGGGAGGCCGGCGGCACGCTCGTCGACACGGCGGACGTGTACGGGGACGGAGAGGCCGAGTATCTGCTCGGACAGCTCATAGAAGGGCTGGTGCCGCGCCGGGACCTGGTCATCTCGACCAAGGCGGGCAGCGTGCCGGACCCGGACCGCCGGTTCGACGGCTCCCGCGGGCATCTGCTCTCGGCCCTGGACGCCTCGCTCGCCCGGCTCGGCACGGACTACGTCGACCTGTGGCACATCCACGCCTTCGATCCGGAGACCCCGCTGGAGGAGACCCTCCAGGCCCTGGACATCGCGGTCAGCAGCGGCCGTGCGCGGTACGCAGGCGTCTCCAACTTCTGCGGCTGGCAGCTCGCGAAGGCGGCGACCTGGCAGCTGGCGGCGCCGGGCACCCGGACCCGCCTTGCCAGTACGCAGATGGAGTACTCGCTGCTGCAGCGGGGCGTGGAGCGCGAGGTGCTGCCCGCCGCGCTGGACCTCGGCATCGGGCTGCTGCCCTCCTCGCCGCTCGGCCGCGGGGTGCTCACCGCCAAGTACCGGGACGCCACACCGCCCGACTCCCGGGGCGCCTCGGAGCACTTGGCGCCGTTCGTCGCGCCGTACCTCGACGACACGGCGAGCCGGATCGTGGACGCCGTGCAGACCGCGGCGGACGGGCTCGCGGTGACCCCGCTCCAGGTGGCGCT of the Streptomyces sp. NBC_00287 genome contains:
- a CDS encoding FadR/GntR family transcriptional regulator encodes the protein MAVTDEAIEKIKGMIVSGALRPGDRLPKESELAAELGLSRNSLREAVRALSLIRILDVRQGDGTYVTSLDPQLLLEAMSFVVDFHRDDTVLEFLAVRRILEPAATAMAAAQISERQLDELAEQLDKLGPSPSVEELVACDLEFHRAIVRTSGNSVLCSLLDGLSGPTTRARIWRGLTQEDAVSRTLHEHRAILGALRDRDAEAARSWATVHIASVEQWLRSTL
- a CDS encoding PAC2 family protein; its protein translation is MIELEGVPELIDPVMVAAFEGWNDAGDAASTAVAHLDREWKGEVFAALDAEDYYDFQVNRPTVWMDAGVRKITWPTTRLSVVRVGGDKPRDLVLVRGIEPSMRWRSFCNELLGFAHELGVELVVILGALLGDTPHTRPVPISGTTSDPDLARRMDLEETKYEGPTGIVGVLQEACTHAGVPAVSLWAAVPHYVSQPPNPKATLALLNRLEDLIDVRIPLGELPEDARAWQVGVDQLAAEDSEVAEYVQSLEEARDTAELPEASGEAIAREFERYLRRRDGGPSAGGHATESGDGTYLRDNPSGRTRPPKPPKTGPEDDESSED
- a CDS encoding SMP-30/gluconolactonase/LRE family protein, producing the protein MAPTHGSFAHHLTRRRLLTVGAVATGAALVGAPARAAAGPTVIPLPNGFRPEGITIGGGPYAYLGSLGDGSIYRADLRTGSGSIVSAGPGTPSVGLKLDDRGRLFIAGRGQGARVVDARSGEILASYVLSTTTPTFANDVFLTPRAAWFTDSYQPALYALPLGRHGELPGADEVVRITLGGAWSQVPGEVVNANGITRTPDGSALLVVQSGVGALHRVNPRTGVTELVDLGDAAPLTNGDGLLLIGRTLYVVQNRQNAIDVFTLAADGRSGVFRRRITDPAFDVPTTVAAYKGRLYLPNARFTTTPTPETTYAVISVPK
- a CDS encoding S8 family peptidase, whose amino-acid sequence is MTEQVQPEQGPGTSGPGPDGAGFTYRGAEQELIVVARPEARLRAAQAEGVRSAAGADVSALNMFLDDEQLALEPLFGSEERLADAENDLALFYRVRGGESRAAELRSRIAALPGVDTAYVKPGAVPATLQSEENRRLKEGATVTPDFSSRQGYLRPGPEGIDAHWAWQRPGGTGQGVTVIDVEGAWQLGHEDLAAKLAGVVVGTPVDDLAWRNHGTAVIGVIGGDQGQYGVQGAVPDTVTAAASFQGLGTAAAIHAAAERLGPGDIVLVELHRPGPRFEYAERDDQRGYIPLEWWPDDFAAVRHATAKGVLVVAAAGNGAESLDDAVYERRPDEFPQGWRNPFNPSNQSSGAVLVGAGAPPPGTHGRDHGPDRSRLAFSNYGSRVDAQGWGREVTTTGGFWDRPGDLQGGPEEIAWYTDTFSGTSAASPVVVGALAALQGMLKAAGQSPMAPERARAVLRASGSPQQDAPGRPASQRIGSRPDIKAAATHLLPHAVGTGQAERYWDELLPYPRELPPRLRLFVAGGWRNLNRPSPEIRQAVHTAFAGGRPDVRVWFSDDEIVGLVITG
- the mshC gene encoding cysteine--1-D-myo-inosityl 2-amino-2-deoxy-alpha-D-glucopyranoside ligase, with translation MYAWPASEVPALPGKGRDLRIHDTATGGLVTLETGPVARIYVCGITPYDATHLGHAATYNAFDLVQRVWLDTKRQVHYVQNVTDVDDPLLERAERDGLDWVALAEKETALFREDMTALRMLPPRHYIGAVEAIPGIVPLVERLRDAGAAYELEGDIYFSVEADPNFGKVSGLDAAAMRLLSAERGGDPDRPGKKNPLDPMLWMAAREGEPSWDGASLGRGRPGWHIECVAIALDHLGMGFDVQGGGSDLAFPHHEMGASHAQALTGEFPMAKAYVHAGMVALHGEKMSKSKGNLVFVSTLRRDGVDPAAIRLALLAHHYRADWEWTDQVLEDAVARLGRWRAAVSRPDGPPADALVEEIREALANDLDAPAALAAVDRWAALQEERGGTDEGAPGVVSRAVDALLGVAL
- a CDS encoding SCO1664 family protein — encoded protein: MSAPERIPPRSVTPLDLLTEGELTVRGRIREASNAALFCTVAYAGQEASCIYKPIAGERPLWDFPDGTLAEREVAAYAVSEATGWGLVPPTVLRDGPYGEGMCQLWIDVVPGAELLALVDREEPEPGWKAIAFAEVGEGRTALLVHADDERLRRLAVLDAVINNADRKGGHLLPAAEERLFGIDHGVTFNVENKLRTLLWGWAGEALTGEAVEVLKGLREALEPDGTLRSTLASLITAAEIDATRARVEAMLTAGIHPEPSGEWPTIPWPPV
- a CDS encoding DUF3090 domain-containing protein, producing the protein MSRQVFLYDPPERFVAGTVGLPGRRTFFLQASAGSRVTSVALEKTQVAALAERMDELLDEVVRRSGGSAAVPAMAPTEVADTAPLDTPIEEEFRVGTMALAWDGEEQRMIVEAQALVELEADSEEDLAEAEERLLQDEENGPPMLRVRLTGAQARAFAKRALDVVNAGRPPCPLCSLPLDPEGHVCPRQNGYRRGA